The Candidatus Afararchaeum irisae genomic sequence GGACAACGGAGTCTTCGACGAGAGACGTGACTACGAGCCTCTCGAGTTCGAGGTCGGAGCCGACGAGATGATACAGGGGTTCGACGAGGGTGTCGTCGGAATGGAAGAAGGAGAGACGAAGGAGATAGACGTTCCTCCCGAGAAGGGATACGGAGAGTACGACGACGAGATGGTAGTCGAGTACGACTACGACGACTTCCAGGAGATGCTTGACGGCGCAGAGCCTGAAGTCGGTATGCACGTCCACGCTCAGGGAGGCGCGCACGGAGACGTGACCGAAGTAGAAGACGGTACCGTCAAGGTCGACTTC encodes the following:
- a CDS encoding FKBP-type peptidyl-prolyl cis-trans isomerase, which gives rise to MAVEAGDTIRVEYTGRKTNGEVFDTSDEETARDNGVFDERRDYEPLEFEVGADEMIQGFDEGVVGMEEGETKEIDVPPEKGYGEYDDEMVVEYDYDDFQEMLDGAEPEVGMHVHAQGGAHGDVTEVEDGTVKVDFNHELAGEELVFEVEVVAVN